One Solanum lycopersicum chromosome 2, SLM_r2.1 genomic region harbors:
- the LOC101264391 gene encoding cysteine-rich receptor-like protein kinase 10 yields MVIQKWLLFLFLHLHVLNIVAQLPQLRFGSCGENGNYTENSTYKNNLNTLLTSLPSKIDNYGFYNASIGQNTDRASVIVLCRGDVELDDCRVCVDNVVEKIGQLCPNQKEVFGGYDECMLQYSNQSIIETPSLSVRYFLWNAANASNPEEFNQELRQLLENLRDRAAQGGPLQKYATGNTAAGLQPIYALVQCTPDLSRQNCFNCLTDAYGSMPQCPCLGKIGGRIIGVRCNFRYEISRFFTADVPMEAPPPAGNDNRTVPTGTENITPPTGKDDKTSRTIIIIVVSTVTIVILMICIAVILIRRRKRKMVKEIQSTSVDDTSIAESFQYAFSAIRAATDDFSDANKLGEGGFGPVYKGKLQNGQEVAVKRLSADSGQGDLEFKNEVLLVAKLQHRNLVRLLGFCLDRTERLLVYEFVPNASLDHFLFDSVKRRQLDWERRSKIIGGIAKGILYLHEDSRLRIIHRDLKASNVLLDAEMNPKISDFGMARLFELDETQGSTNRIVGTYGYMAPEYAMHGQFSVKSDVFSFGVLVLEILSGQKNTCFRNGESVEDLLSFAWSSWRNGTTTTFIDPMLRESTGLIRDIMRNIHIALLCVQESVADRPTMAAVVLMLSSFSLSLPMPSGPAFYMYSNVTAETSLIQEYNTRMTNSSEVAKSNSIGSSRNEASISELYPR; encoded by the exons ATGGTAATTCAAAAGTGGTTACTCTTTCTGTTTCTGCATTTACATGTTCTCAATATTGTAGCCCAGCTGCCTCAGTTACGATTTGGTTCATGTGGTGAGAATGGTAACTATACTGAGAATAGTACCTACAAGAACAATCTAAACACACTCCTCACATCCCTTCCCTCAAAAATAGATAACTATGGTTTCTACAATGCTTCCATTGGCCAAAACACCGATAGAGCCAGCGTTATTGTGCTGTGTAGAGGAGATGTGGAGCTAGACGATTGCCGCGTTTGTGTCGATAATGTTGTTGAAAAGATTGGACAGTTGTGTCCTAACCAAAAAGAAGTTTTCGGTGGCTATGATGAATGTATGTTACAGTATTCAAATCAATCCATTATAGAAACTCCATCATTGTCTGTTCGATATTTTCTTTGGAATGCTGCGAATGCCTCAAACCCCGAGGAATTTAACCAGGAGCTAAGACAATTATTGGAAAATTTACGAGACCGTGCTGCACAGGGTGGTCCTCTTCAAAAATATGCTACTGGTAATACGGCAGCAGGTCTTCAGCCTATATATGCACTTGTGCAGTGTACTCCTGATTTATCTCGTCAGAATTGCTTCAATTGCTTAACTGATGCTTATGGAAGCATGCCTCAATGTCCCTGCCTGGGGAAGATCGGTGGAAGAATCATAGGGGTTAGGTGCAATTTCCGTTATGAAATTTCCCGTTTCTTCACCGCCGATGTGCCCATGGAAGCTCCGCCACCTGCTG gaaaTGATAATAGAACAGTTCCAACAGGGACGGAAAATATTACACCTCCAACAGGGAAGGATGATAAAACATCACGAACAATCATCATAATCGTTGTGTCAACTGTTACaattgttattcttatgatttgTATTGCTGTCATCTTGATAAGGAGGCGAAAGAGGAAGATGGTGAAGGAAATTCAGA GTACATCTGTGGATGATACTAGTATTGCAGAATCTTTTCAATATGCTTTTTCGGCAATTAGAGCAGCAACAGATGACTTCTCAGATGCTAATAAGCTCGGAGAAGGCGGATTTGGTCCTGTATACAAG GGTAAGCTTCAAAATGGACAAGAAGTAGCAGTGAAAAGGTTATCAGCAGATTCAGGCCAAGGTGATCTAGAATTCAAAAATGAGGTCTTGTTGGTTGCCAAGCTTCAACACAGGAATTTGGTTAGGTTGCTGGGATTTTGCCTAGACCGAACAGAGCGGCTTCTTGTCTATGAGTTTGTTCCCAATGCAAGTCTTGACCACTTCTTATTTG ATTCAGTTAAACGTAGACAATTGGATTGGGAAAGGCGATCCAAAATCATAGGAGGGATTGCTAAGGGGATTCTTTATCTTCATGAGGATTCTAGGCTTCGGATCATTCACCGTGATCTCAAAGCTAGTAATGTTCTACTAGATGCAGAAATGAATCCTAAAATCTCAGATTTTGGCATGGCAAGGCTATTTGAATTAGATGAAACTCAAGGCAGCACAAACAGAATTGTTGGGACCTA TGGATATATGGCACCAGAGTATGCAATGCACGGGCAATTTTCCGTCAAGTCAGATGTTTTCAGCTTTGGAGTACTAGTCTTAGAAATTTTAAGTGGCCAAAAAAACACTTGTTTTAGAAATGGAGAATCGGTGGAAGACCTTCTGAGTTTT GCTTGGTCGAGCTGGCGTAATGGAACAACTACAACTTTTATAGATCCAATGCTGAGGGAAAGCACAGGACTGATTCGTGACATAATGAGAAACATTCACATAGCTTTATTGTGTGTTCAAGAAAGTGTGGCTGATAGACCAACCATGGCAGCTGTTGTTCTCATGCTCAGTAGTTTCTCGTTGAGTCTTCCAATGCCTTCAGGGCCAGCATTCTATATGTACAGTAATGTTACCGCAGAGACGTCGCTTATTCAAGAATACAACACAAGAATGACAAACTCTAGTGAAGTAGCCAAAAGTAATTCTATTGGTTCATCACGAAATGAGGCGTCCATATCTGAGTTATATCCTCGTTAA
- the LOC101259911 gene encoding cysteine-rich receptor-like protein kinase 10 isoform X2: MGFLKWLIVLIFQFYVTVAQPNFTFQSPCEGNVTEYPLNGTYHTNLNTLLSSLSRNIDSDGFYNATVGQDQNRVSAIAQCRADVELQTCRSCINNATRLILEKCPSKKSAFGIYDMCLIRYSNESFIGTMSTDPRYTYYYNRDFSDPKLFFNQYLTPVLTSLRTRASAGGKHKFAANVFDAPDFQEIHALVQCTSDLSAQGCYDCLSAVYSSLPDCECYAKRGNYHLMPSCVVRYEPYSFFNESLLTEAPPPLLSPPEPALLPPPPAGKDDKTAQTVIIILVPIVTIVILIGCISVILMRRRKRKLVTRRESLSMEDDSIAESLQYDFSAISAATDNFLDANKLGQGGFGPVYKGKLPNGQEVAVKRLSIDSSQGDLEFKNEVLLVARLEHRNLVRLLGFCFDGTERLLVYEFVPNASLDHFLFDPVKRRELDWERRSKIIGGVARGILYLHEDSRLRIIHRDLKASNVLLDAEMNPKIADFGMARLFAMDESQGITNNIAGTYGYMAPEYAMQGKMSVKSDVFSFGVLVLEILGGQRNTCFRNGEYVGNLLSYAWRNWREGTTSNLVDPMLRGSSGLVSDITRCIHIALLCVQENVADRPTMAAVVLMLSSLSLALPVPSKPGYYMQIDVSPNISPIQGYKSRVISESNRPDKNKSICLSKNEMSISELDPR; this comes from the exons ATGGGTTTCTTGAAATGGCTGATCGTTCTAATATTCCAATTCTACGTCACCGTAGCACAACCTAATTTCACTTTTCAATCGCCCTGTGAAGGTAATGTGACAGAGTACCCTCTAAATGGTACATACCACACAAACCTTAACACACTTCTCTCCTCTCTTTCACGTAACATAGACAGTGATGGCTTCTATAATGCTACCGTAGGCCAAGATCAGAACAGGGTTAGTGCCATCGCGCAATGTAGAGCAGATGTTGAACTACAAACATGCCGCAGCTGTATAAATAATGCTACTCGCTTGATTTTAGAGAAATGTCCTTCCAAGAAATCAGCCTTTGGCATTTATGATATGTGTCTCATAAGATATTCAAATGAGTCCTTCATAGGCACCATGTCCACCGACCCCCGATATACTTATTATTACAACAGGGATTTCTCGGACCCCAAATTGTTTTTCAACCAGTATCTGACACCTGTATTGACAAGCTTACGAACTCGAGCTTCAGCGGGTGGAAAGCACAAGTTTGCTGCTAATGTTTTCGATGCCCCTGATTTTCAGGAAATACATGCACTTGTACAGTGCACATCCGATTTATCAGCTCAAGGCTGCTACGATTGTTTAAGTGCTGTCTATTCAAGTTTACCTGACTGTGAATGTTATGCAAAGAGAGGAAACTATCATTTGATGCCCAGCTGCGTTGTTCGGTATGAACCTTACTCATTCTTCAATGAATCATTATTGACTGAAGCTCCGCCACCCTTATTGTCACCTCCGGAGCCAGCCTTATTGCCACCACCACCAGCAG GAAAGGATGACAAAACCGCACAAACTGTCATCATTATTCTTGTACCCATTGTCAcaattgttattcttattgGTTGTATTTCTGTTATCTTGATGAGGAGGCGAAAGAGGAAGTTGGTGACCAGAAGAGAGA GTCTATCTATGGAAGATGATAGTATTGCAGAATCTTTGCAATATGATTTTTCAGCAATTAGTGCAGCAACGGATAACTTCTTAGATGCTAATAAGTTGGGGCAAGGTGGATTTGGTCCTGTGTACAAG GGTAAGCTTCCAAATGGACAAGAAGTAGCAGTGAAAAGATTGTCAATAGATTCAAGCCAAGGAGATCTAGAATTCAAAAACGAGGTCTTATTGGTGGCCAGGCTTGAACACAGGAATTTGGTTAGGTTACTCGGATTTTGCTTTGATGGAACAGAGAGACTTCTCGTCTATGAATTTGTTCCCAATGCAAGCCTTGACCACTTTTTATTTG ATCCAGTTAAACGCAGGGAACTGGATTGGGAAAGGAGATCCAAAATCATTGGAGGCGTTGCTCGGGGGATCCTTTATCTTCATGAGGATTCTAGGCTTCGGATCATTCATCGTGATCTCAAAGCTAGTAATGTTCTACTAGATGCAGAAATGAATCCTAAAATCGCTGACTTTGGCATGGCAAGGTTATTTGCAATGGATGAATCTCAAGGAATCACAAACAATATTGCTGGGACGTA TGGATATATGGCTCCAGAGTATGCAATGCAGGGGAAAATGTCAGTCAAATCAGATGTTTTTAGCTTTGGAGTCTTAGTCCTGGAAATTTTAGGTGGCCAAAGAAACACTTGTTTCAGAAATGGAGAATATGTGGGCAACCTCCTAAGCTAC GCTTGGAGGAATTGGCGCGAAGGAACAACATCAAATCTAGTAGATCCCATGTTGAGGGGAAGCTCGGGACTGGTTTCTGACATAACGAGATGCATCCACATAGCCTTATTGTGCGTTCAGGAAAATGTTGCTGATAGACCAACTATGGCTGCAGTAGTTCTCATGCTCAGTAGTCTCTCTCTGGCTCTTCCAGTGCCTTCAAAGCCCGGATATTATATGCAAATTGATGTTAGCCCAAATATTTCACCTATTCAAGGATACAAATCAAGAGTAATATCAGAATCTAATCGACCagacaaaaataaatcaatttgcTTATCAAAAAATGAGATGTCCATAAGTGAGTTAGATCCAAGATGA
- the LOC101259911 gene encoding putative cysteine-rich receptor-like protein kinase 20 isoform X3 yields MRRRKRKLVTRREIVEGLSMEDDSIAESLQYDFSAISAATDNFLDANKLGQGGFGPVYKGKLPNGQEVAVKRLSIDSSQGDLEFKNEVLLVARLEHRNLVRLLGFCFDGTERLLVYEFVPNASLDHFLFDPVKRRELDWERRSKIIGGVARGILYLHEDSRLRIIHRDLKASNVLLDAEMNPKIADFGMARLFAMDESQGITNNIAGTYGYMAPEYAMQGKMSVKSDVFSFGVLVLEILGGQRNTCFRNGEYVGNLLSYAWRNWREGTTSNLVDPMLRGSSGLVSDITRCIHIALLCVQENVADRPTMAAVVLMLSSLSLALPVPSKPGYYMQIDVSPNISPIQGYKSRVISESNRPDKNKSICLSKNEMSISELDPR; encoded by the exons ATGAGGAGGCGAAAGAGGAAGTTGGTGACCAGAAGAGAGA TTGTTGAAGGTCTATCTATGGAAGATGATAGTATTGCAGAATCTTTGCAATATGATTTTTCAGCAATTAGTGCAGCAACGGATAACTTCTTAGATGCTAATAAGTTGGGGCAAGGTGGATTTGGTCCTGTGTACAAG GGTAAGCTTCCAAATGGACAAGAAGTAGCAGTGAAAAGATTGTCAATAGATTCAAGCCAAGGAGATCTAGAATTCAAAAACGAGGTCTTATTGGTGGCCAGGCTTGAACACAGGAATTTGGTTAGGTTACTCGGATTTTGCTTTGATGGAACAGAGAGACTTCTCGTCTATGAATTTGTTCCCAATGCAAGCCTTGACCACTTTTTATTTG ATCCAGTTAAACGCAGGGAACTGGATTGGGAAAGGAGATCCAAAATCATTGGAGGCGTTGCTCGGGGGATCCTTTATCTTCATGAGGATTCTAGGCTTCGGATCATTCATCGTGATCTCAAAGCTAGTAATGTTCTACTAGATGCAGAAATGAATCCTAAAATCGCTGACTTTGGCATGGCAAGGTTATTTGCAATGGATGAATCTCAAGGAATCACAAACAATATTGCTGGGACGTA TGGATATATGGCTCCAGAGTATGCAATGCAGGGGAAAATGTCAGTCAAATCAGATGTTTTTAGCTTTGGAGTCTTAGTCCTGGAAATTTTAGGTGGCCAAAGAAACACTTGTTTCAGAAATGGAGAATATGTGGGCAACCTCCTAAGCTAC GCTTGGAGGAATTGGCGCGAAGGAACAACATCAAATCTAGTAGATCCCATGTTGAGGGGAAGCTCGGGACTGGTTTCTGACATAACGAGATGCATCCACATAGCCTTATTGTGCGTTCAGGAAAATGTTGCTGATAGACCAACTATGGCTGCAGTAGTTCTCATGCTCAGTAGTCTCTCTCTGGCTCTTCCAGTGCCTTCAAAGCCCGGATATTATATGCAAATTGATGTTAGCCCAAATATTTCACCTATTCAAGGATACAAATCAAGAGTAATATCAGAATCTAATCGACCagacaaaaataaatcaatttgcTTATCAAAAAATGAGATGTCCATAAGTGAGTTAGATCCAAGATGA
- the LOC138342184 gene encoding cysteine-rich receptor-like protein kinase 26, whose protein sequence is NGGSFYCSNFIIFSNFTSSVCSTDSNITEFSPNSAYDTNLNTILSSVSRNMDSFGFYNSSMGLNSDTVSVIAQCRGDVQLQACRDCISNATRKILEVCPYKRWALGYYDHCMLRYSNESIIGNLATQPERILFNIANASSPDEFMQDLRTMLENLRSEASQGGMQKYATNSTQGPDFQTIYALVQCTADLTAQDCFQLFRQWL, encoded by the coding sequence AATGGCGGGTCATTTTACTGTtccaattttattatcttttcgAATTTCACTTCTTCTGTATGTAGTACAGATTCTAATATTACTGAGTTCTCCCCAAATAGTGCATATGACACTAACCTTAACACAATCCTCTCCTCTGTTTCGCGAAATATGGATAGTTTTGGATTCTATAATTCTTCCATGGGCCTAAACTCCGACACTGTTAGTGTCATCGCCCAATGTAGAGGGGATGTACAATTACAGGCATGTCGTGATTGTATAAGTAATGCAACTCGTAAGATTCTAGAGGTATGTCCTTACAAGAGATGGGCCTTAGGTTATTATGATCACTGTATGCTACGATATTCAAATGAGTCCATTATAGGCAACCTTGCAACTCAACCAGAAAGAATCTTATTTAACATAGCAAATGCCTCGAGTCCGGATGAGTTTATGCAAGATCTAAGAACCATGCTAGAAAACTTACGAAGTGAAGCTTCACAGGGCGGTATGCAGAAGTATGCTACTAATAGTACTCAGGGCCCTGATTTTCAGACTATATATGCACTTGTCCAGTGCACTGCGGATTTAACAGCTCAAGATTGCTTTCAATTGTTTAGACAGTGGCTTTAG
- the LOC101264690 gene encoding cysteine-rich receptor-like protein kinase 10: MMPSCNFRYEIYSFFDQRPTQAPPPLSPPSPLPPPLSGKDDKTTRTVIIIVVPTVIGVFLIVCTSFILMRRRRRKLVNDIQSIHGDDISTAESFQYDFSTIRAATDNFSSDNKLGQGGFGPVYKGKLSNGQEVAVKRLSADSGQGDLEFKNEVMLVAKLQHRNLVRLLGFCFDGTERLLIYEFVPNASLDQFLFDPVKRRQLDWERRSKIIGGVAKGILYLHEDSRLRIIHRDLKASNVLLDEEMNPKIADFGMARLFTLDETQGNTSRIVGTYGYMAPEYAMHGQFSVKSDVFSFGVLVLEILSGHKNTCFRNGESVEDLLSYAWTNWQEGTAANLIDPMFRGSSGLVRDIKRYVHIALLCVQENIGDRPTMAAVVLMLSSLSLSLPVPSGPAHNDISPEISLIKEYNSKSLEPRELAKTKSISSSRNEASITELHPR, from the exons ATGATGCCCAGCTGCAATTTTCGGTATGAAATTTACTCCTTTTTCGACCAGCGACCAACCCAAGCTCCACCACCCTTATCACCCCCATCACCGCTGCCACCGCCACTATCAG GAAAAGATGATAAAACAACTCGAACGGTCATCATTATCGTTGTGCCAACTGTTATAGGTGTTTTTCTTATTGTCTGTACTTCTTTCATCTTGATGAGGAGGCGAAGAAGGAAGCTAGTGAATGATATTCAGA GTATACACGGTGATGATATTAGCACTGCAGAATCCTTTCAATATGATTTTTCAACAATTAGAGCAGCTACAGATAACTTCTCAAGCGATAATAAGTTGGGACAGGGCGGATTTGGTCCTGTGTACAAG GGTAAGCTTTCAAATGGTCAAGAAGTAGCAGTGAAAAGATTGTCAGCAGATTCTGGCCAAGGTGATCTGGAATTCAAAAATGAAGTCATGCTGGTTGCTAAACTTCAACACAGGAATTTGGTTAGGTTACTGGGATTTTGCTTCGATGGAACAGAGAGACTTCTCATCTATGAATTTGTTCCCAATGCAAGCCTTGACCAATTTTTATTTG ATCCAGTTAAACGTAGGCAATTAGATTGGGAAAGACGATCCAAAATAATAGGAGGGGTTGCCAAGGGAATTCTTTATCTTCATGAGGATTCTAGACTTCGCATCATTCATCGTGATCTCAAAGCAAGTAATGTTCTACTTGACGAAGAAATGAATCCTAAAATTGCAGACTTTGGTATGGCAAGGCTATTTACATTGGATGAAACTCAAGGCAACACAAGTAGAATTGTCGGGACCTA TGGATATATGGCACCAGAGTATGCAATGCATGGACAATTTTCAGTCAAGTCCGATGTTTTTAGCTTTGGAGTACTAGTCCTAGAAATTTTAAGTGGACATAAGAACACTTGTTTCAGAAATGGAGAATCTGTGGAAGACCTTTTAAGCTAT GCATGGACGAATTGGCAAGAAGGAACAGCTGCAAATTTGATTGACCCCATGTTTAGGGGAAGTTCAGGACTGGTCCGTGACATCAAGAGATACGTCCACATTGCCTTATTGTGCGTTCAAGAAAATATTGGCGATAGACCAACTATGGCTGCAGTAGTTCTCATGCTCAGTAGCCTCTCTCTGAGTCTACCCGTGCCTTCAGGGCCTGCACACAATGATATTAGCCCAGAGATTTCACTCATTAAAGAGTACAATTCAAAATCATTAGAACCTAGAGAACTAGCCAAAACTAAATCTATTTCTTCATCAcgtaatgaggcatccataacTGAGTTACACCCTCGTTAA
- the LOC101259911 gene encoding cysteine-rich receptor-like protein kinase 10 isoform X1 codes for MGFLKWLIVLIFQFYVTVAQPNFTFQSPCEGNVTEYPLNGTYHTNLNTLLSSLSRNIDSDGFYNATVGQDQNRVSAIAQCRADVELQTCRSCINNATRLILEKCPSKKSAFGIYDMCLIRYSNESFIGTMSTDPRYTYYYNRDFSDPKLFFNQYLTPVLTSLRTRASAGGKHKFAANVFDAPDFQEIHALVQCTSDLSAQGCYDCLSAVYSSLPDCECYAKRGNYHLMPSCVVRYEPYSFFNESLLTEAPPPLLSPPEPALLPPPPAGKDDKTAQTVIIILVPIVTIVILIGCISVILMRRRKRKLVTRREIVEGLSMEDDSIAESLQYDFSAISAATDNFLDANKLGQGGFGPVYKGKLPNGQEVAVKRLSIDSSQGDLEFKNEVLLVARLEHRNLVRLLGFCFDGTERLLVYEFVPNASLDHFLFDPVKRRELDWERRSKIIGGVARGILYLHEDSRLRIIHRDLKASNVLLDAEMNPKIADFGMARLFAMDESQGITNNIAGTYGYMAPEYAMQGKMSVKSDVFSFGVLVLEILGGQRNTCFRNGEYVGNLLSYAWRNWREGTTSNLVDPMLRGSSGLVSDITRCIHIALLCVQENVADRPTMAAVVLMLSSLSLALPVPSKPGYYMQIDVSPNISPIQGYKSRVISESNRPDKNKSICLSKNEMSISELDPR; via the exons ATGGGTTTCTTGAAATGGCTGATCGTTCTAATATTCCAATTCTACGTCACCGTAGCACAACCTAATTTCACTTTTCAATCGCCCTGTGAAGGTAATGTGACAGAGTACCCTCTAAATGGTACATACCACACAAACCTTAACACACTTCTCTCCTCTCTTTCACGTAACATAGACAGTGATGGCTTCTATAATGCTACCGTAGGCCAAGATCAGAACAGGGTTAGTGCCATCGCGCAATGTAGAGCAGATGTTGAACTACAAACATGCCGCAGCTGTATAAATAATGCTACTCGCTTGATTTTAGAGAAATGTCCTTCCAAGAAATCAGCCTTTGGCATTTATGATATGTGTCTCATAAGATATTCAAATGAGTCCTTCATAGGCACCATGTCCACCGACCCCCGATATACTTATTATTACAACAGGGATTTCTCGGACCCCAAATTGTTTTTCAACCAGTATCTGACACCTGTATTGACAAGCTTACGAACTCGAGCTTCAGCGGGTGGAAAGCACAAGTTTGCTGCTAATGTTTTCGATGCCCCTGATTTTCAGGAAATACATGCACTTGTACAGTGCACATCCGATTTATCAGCTCAAGGCTGCTACGATTGTTTAAGTGCTGTCTATTCAAGTTTACCTGACTGTGAATGTTATGCAAAGAGAGGAAACTATCATTTGATGCCCAGCTGCGTTGTTCGGTATGAACCTTACTCATTCTTCAATGAATCATTATTGACTGAAGCTCCGCCACCCTTATTGTCACCTCCGGAGCCAGCCTTATTGCCACCACCACCAGCAG GAAAGGATGACAAAACCGCACAAACTGTCATCATTATTCTTGTACCCATTGTCAcaattgttattcttattgGTTGTATTTCTGTTATCTTGATGAGGAGGCGAAAGAGGAAGTTGGTGACCAGAAGAGAGA TTGTTGAAGGTCTATCTATGGAAGATGATAGTATTGCAGAATCTTTGCAATATGATTTTTCAGCAATTAGTGCAGCAACGGATAACTTCTTAGATGCTAATAAGTTGGGGCAAGGTGGATTTGGTCCTGTGTACAAG GGTAAGCTTCCAAATGGACAAGAAGTAGCAGTGAAAAGATTGTCAATAGATTCAAGCCAAGGAGATCTAGAATTCAAAAACGAGGTCTTATTGGTGGCCAGGCTTGAACACAGGAATTTGGTTAGGTTACTCGGATTTTGCTTTGATGGAACAGAGAGACTTCTCGTCTATGAATTTGTTCCCAATGCAAGCCTTGACCACTTTTTATTTG ATCCAGTTAAACGCAGGGAACTGGATTGGGAAAGGAGATCCAAAATCATTGGAGGCGTTGCTCGGGGGATCCTTTATCTTCATGAGGATTCTAGGCTTCGGATCATTCATCGTGATCTCAAAGCTAGTAATGTTCTACTAGATGCAGAAATGAATCCTAAAATCGCTGACTTTGGCATGGCAAGGTTATTTGCAATGGATGAATCTCAAGGAATCACAAACAATATTGCTGGGACGTA TGGATATATGGCTCCAGAGTATGCAATGCAGGGGAAAATGTCAGTCAAATCAGATGTTTTTAGCTTTGGAGTCTTAGTCCTGGAAATTTTAGGTGGCCAAAGAAACACTTGTTTCAGAAATGGAGAATATGTGGGCAACCTCCTAAGCTAC GCTTGGAGGAATTGGCGCGAAGGAACAACATCAAATCTAGTAGATCCCATGTTGAGGGGAAGCTCGGGACTGGTTTCTGACATAACGAGATGCATCCACATAGCCTTATTGTGCGTTCAGGAAAATGTTGCTGATAGACCAACTATGGCTGCAGTAGTTCTCATGCTCAGTAGTCTCTCTCTGGCTCTTCCAGTGCCTTCAAAGCCCGGATATTATATGCAAATTGATGTTAGCCCAAATATTTCACCTATTCAAGGATACAAATCAAGAGTAATATCAGAATCTAATCGACCagacaaaaataaatcaatttgcTTATCAAAAAATGAGATGTCCATAAGTGAGTTAGATCCAAGATGA